CTCTATGCCATGACGGGTTGGCGCTTGGGCTATCTCATCGTTCCTCGGGAAATGATCCGGCCCATGCAGAAGATGCTCCAAAATTTCTTCATCTCCGCCAATTCCATGGCTCAGGCCGCCGGCTATACCGCCCTGACGGACCCCTCCGTGCAAGTGGATGTCCGGATGATGTGCGAGAGGTACAACAAAAGGCGGCAGTTCATGATTCAACGTCTGCGTGAAATCGGATTCGGAATTACGGTCGAACCTACGGGTGCTTTTTATGTTTTTGCCAACGCACGGCGTTTCACGCAGGATTCTTACTCCTTTGCCTTTGAAATCCTTGAAAAAGCTAAAGTGGGCATTACTCCTGGAATCGACTTCGGTCTAAACGGCGAAGGTTATGTTCGGTTCAGCTATGCCAACTCTCTCGAAAACATTGCTGAAGGCCTCAACAGAATAGACGCCTATTTGAAAAGCCGCTCCTAAAGAAAGATATCCCATGGTTCGTCCTTTCCTCATCAAGTCGGCTGAATTCATCAAGTCGGCGGTCCGTTTCGAAAACTATCCTCCCGCCCTATATCCGGAGGTGGCTTTTGCAGGCCGATCCAATGTGGGAAAGTCTTCATTGATCAACTGCCTCGTTCAGCGCAAAAAGCTGGTCCGGACAAGTCGAACACCCGGTCAAACGCAGTTGATCAATTTTTTTCTGATCAATGGGGCCTTTTACTTTGTCGATCTTCCCGGATACGGCTTTGCAAAAGTTCCACTCAAAGTCAGAGCCCAATGGGGCCCCATGATAGAAACCTACCTCACCAAACGGGAATCCCTCCGCGGGGTCGTCCATATTCTGGATATCAGGCATCCTCCCACTCCCGATGATTTGAATTTGTGGCACTGGTTCCGCGACAATCACATTCCGGCCATTCCCGTCGTGACAAAAGCAGACAAGATCAAGCGCGGTCAGTGGGATGCACAGATGAAACAAATATCTTTGAGTCTGGGAATCCCCACGTCTGAAATGGTCCTTTTCTCAGCGAATACACAACAGGGGCGTTCCGAGCTTCTTGGGAAACTGCTGGATTGGCTCATCCCTCCGGATGAATCTTCCCCGGACGAATGATGGCCACACAAACCGTAACGCCATGAAAACCTCATCTCCATCAGCAAAAATTCCTCGGAGAGCCATTTTGCCATAAAATAACAAACGCGGATCGATGCAAACTCCCGAAAGGGCCCTCAACGATCCGCGTGATTCCAGGCAAATCCCATTCCTATTGCAGTATAAACTGGAATACCTTGTCTATCCTGATCAATTCCTTCCGAATTTTCTCACACTGCTTTCCGGTGACCTTCCCATCCACTTTCAGACTGACCAACTGAGACAGATTTTCAA
This region of Desulforhabdus amnigena genomic DNA includes:
- the yihA gene encoding ribosome biogenesis GTP-binding protein YihA/YsxC yields the protein MVRPFLIKSAEFIKSAVRFENYPPALYPEVAFAGRSNVGKSSLINCLVQRKKLVRTSRTPGQTQLINFFLINGAFYFVDLPGYGFAKVPLKVRAQWGPMIETYLTKRESLRGVVHILDIRHPPTPDDLNLWHWFRDNHIPAIPVVTKADKIKRGQWDAQMKQISLSLGIPTSEMVLFSANTQQGRSELLGKLLDWLIPPDESSPDE